The proteins below are encoded in one region of Aquisphaera giovannonii:
- a CDS encoding NAD-dependent epimerase/dehydratase family protein, with amino-acid sequence MKGFWSGKRVTVTGGSGFLGQHIVKRLEGYGATVFVPRQKDYNLVALDSCMRCLLEHPCDVLVHAAAYYGGIGINQAEPAKLYYSNLVMGANLMEAARLANVGKVVNIGTACSYPGYLEGDLKEEDLWGGACHASVVNYGLTKKMLAVQGVAYKRQYGLDSIHLILTNLYGPGDSYNPDRSHVVAALVRKWVEADLAKAPSIEVWGTGKPIREFIYVEDCADAIVLAAEKYNDVNLPLNIGTGIGTSIRELVETINDVTGYAGKIAWNADKPDGAVKKVLDVTRMRRELDGWSPPTDLRAGLAKTISWYRANKAQADAKW; translated from the coding sequence ATGAAAGGTTTCTGGTCCGGCAAGCGCGTCACGGTCACCGGCGGGTCCGGGTTCCTCGGCCAGCACATCGTCAAGCGGCTCGAGGGCTATGGGGCGACGGTGTTCGTCCCCCGGCAGAAGGACTACAACCTCGTCGCCCTGGACTCCTGCATGAGGTGCCTGCTCGAGCACCCCTGCGACGTCCTCGTCCACGCGGCGGCCTACTACGGCGGCATCGGCATCAACCAGGCCGAGCCGGCGAAGCTCTACTACTCGAACCTGGTGATGGGCGCCAACCTGATGGAGGCGGCCCGGCTGGCGAACGTCGGCAAGGTCGTGAACATCGGCACGGCGTGCAGCTACCCCGGCTACCTCGAGGGCGACCTGAAGGAGGAGGACCTCTGGGGCGGGGCCTGCCACGCGAGCGTCGTCAACTACGGGCTGACCAAGAAGATGCTCGCCGTCCAGGGCGTCGCCTACAAGCGGCAGTACGGCCTGGACTCGATCCACCTGATCCTCACGAACCTGTACGGCCCCGGCGACTCCTACAACCCCGATCGCTCCCACGTCGTCGCCGCGCTCGTGCGGAAGTGGGTCGAGGCCGACCTCGCCAAGGCGCCGAGCATCGAGGTTTGGGGCACGGGCAAGCCGATCCGCGAGTTCATCTACGTGGAGGACTGCGCCGACGCCATCGTCCTCGCGGCCGAGAAGTACAACGACGTGAACCTGCCCCTGAACATCGGCACGGGGATCGGCACCTCGATCCGCGAGCTGGTGGAGACGATCAACGACGTGACCGGCTACGCGGGCAAGATCGCCTGGAACGCCGACAAGCCCGACGGGGCGGTCAAGAAGGTGCTCGACGTCACCCGGATGAGGCGCGAGCTGGACGGCTGGTCGCCCCCCACCGACCTCCGCGCGGGCCTCGCCAAAACGATCTCCTGGTACCGGGCCAACAAGGCCCAGGCGGATGCCAAATGGTGA
- a CDS encoding NAD-dependent epimerase/dehydratase family protein, whose translation MKILVTGGAGYVGSTLVPMLLEQGHRVRVLDNLKFGGHGLLPCCQNRFFEFRKGDVCDAATAKSAVEGMDAIIHLAAIVGYPACKKEPQLAQAVNVEGTRNLLGARAKDTRFVFASTGSIYGSIPDYVCNEETPRAPITLYGETKGQAEQMVLDAGNGVAYRFATAFGASNRMRLDLMPNDFTYQAVKNRNLIVYEGGFKRTFVHVRDMARSFIFALERWDEVKDDVYNVGHESMNFTKEDVARKILEHVNFYLHFAEVGSDADQRNYEVSYEKIRKKGFETTVDLDRGIAELVRAAQLIEFQNPFANV comes from the coding sequence ATGAAGATCCTCGTCACCGGGGGAGCCGGTTACGTCGGCTCCACGCTCGTCCCGATGCTCCTGGAGCAGGGGCATCGCGTCCGCGTGCTCGATAACCTCAAGTTCGGCGGCCACGGCCTCCTGCCCTGCTGCCAGAACCGCTTCTTCGAGTTCCGCAAGGGCGACGTCTGCGACGCCGCGACCGCCAAGTCCGCCGTGGAGGGGATGGACGCGATCATCCACCTCGCCGCCATCGTCGGCTACCCCGCCTGCAAGAAGGAGCCGCAGCTCGCCCAGGCCGTCAACGTCGAGGGCACCCGCAACTTGCTGGGCGCACGCGCGAAGGACACCCGGTTCGTCTTCGCCTCCACCGGCAGCATCTACGGCTCGATCCCGGATTACGTCTGCAACGAGGAGACGCCCCGGGCGCCCATCACGCTCTACGGCGAGACCAAGGGCCAGGCCGAGCAGATGGTCCTGGACGCCGGCAACGGCGTCGCCTACCGGTTCGCCACCGCCTTCGGTGCCAGCAACCGCATGCGGCTGGACCTGATGCCGAATGACTTCACCTACCAGGCCGTCAAGAACCGCAACCTCATCGTCTACGAGGGCGGATTCAAGCGGACGTTCGTCCACGTCCGCGACATGGCCCGCTCGTTCATCTTCGCCCTCGAGCGCTGGGACGAGGTCAAGGACGACGTCTACAACGTCGGCCACGAGTCCATGAACTTCACCAAGGAGGACGTGGCCCGGAAGATCCTGGAGCACGTCAACTTCTACCTCCATTTCGCCGAGGTCGGCAGCGACGCCGACCAGCGCAATTACGAGGTCTCGTACGAGAAGATCCGCAAGAAGGGCTTCGAGACGACCGTGGACCTCGACCGCGGCATCGCCGAGCTCGTCCGTGCGGCGCAGCTCATCGAGTTCCAGAACCCGTTCGCCAACGTCTGA
- a CDS encoding DNA polymerase ligase N-terminal domain-containing protein, which translates to MNDSPGGVSGRFVLLEHEHNGVHWDFMLEAGGALWTWALRALPERGREVVARRLPDHRLAYLSYEGPISGDRGRVRRVAEGTHRTAVAGAGCLKVELAGDQLVGTVDLYDAGSGVISSSPSDGYTWVFRLGNVD; encoded by the coding sequence ATGAATGACTCCCCGGGGGGCGTGTCCGGCCGATTCGTCCTGCTCGAGCACGAGCACAACGGCGTGCACTGGGACTTCATGCTCGAGGCCGGTGGCGCGCTGTGGACCTGGGCCTTGCGGGCCTTGCCCGAGCGCGGCCGAGAGGTCGTTGCGCGGCGGCTCCCGGACCATCGACTGGCGTACCTGAGCTACGAGGGGCCGATCTCGGGCGATCGGGGGCGCGTCCGCCGGGTGGCGGAGGGCACGCATCGGACCGCTGTCGCAGGGGCGGGATGCCTGAAGGTGGAGCTTGCCGGCGATCAGCTCGTGGGGACCGTGGACCTGTACGACGCGGGCTCGGGCGTCATCTCGTCGTCGCCCTCGGACGGGTACACCTGGGTATTCAGGCTGGGGAATGTGGACTGA
- the glnA gene encoding type I glutamate--ammonia ligase — protein sequence MTPKEVLAHIRQREVTTVDFRFMDFPGVWQHFSIPADALTEETFEEGIAFDGSSVVGWRAINEADLLVVPQPETALVDPFTAQPTLTMICNIHDPITHQDYTRDPRNIARKAVSYMRSLGVADRFMLAPELEFFIFDDVRYAQNQHEAFYHVDSVEGAWNRGRAEQPNLGYKPVSGLGYFPCPPTDSLVNLRTEMSQRLAECGIKTAAHFHEVATGGQCEIDLDSQDLVESADQVMMARYIIRNVARNSGKTATFMPKPLYGDNGSGMHTHLTLWKNDEPLLAGTGYGTLSDLGLYAIGGLLKHAPALCAFANPTTNSYKRLIEGFEAPTKLSYSRRNRAAIVRIPVSGASPRSRRIEYRCPDSAANPYLLFSAMLMAVVDGIQNKIRPGDPLDKDIYDLKPEELARVPTTPRTLTASLEALRADHDFLLRGDVFTPDIIDTWIWYKISNEIEALRVRPHPYEFALYYDI from the coding sequence GTGACTCCGAAAGAAGTTCTGGCGCATATCCGGCAGCGTGAGGTGACCACGGTCGATTTCCGGTTCATGGACTTCCCGGGGGTCTGGCAGCACTTCTCGATACCCGCCGACGCCCTCACCGAGGAGACCTTCGAGGAAGGCATCGCGTTCGACGGCTCGAGCGTCGTGGGCTGGAGGGCGATCAACGAGGCCGACCTGCTCGTCGTCCCGCAACCGGAGACGGCCCTCGTGGATCCGTTCACCGCTCAGCCGACGCTGACGATGATCTGCAACATCCACGACCCGATCACGCACCAGGATTATACCCGCGACCCCCGGAACATCGCCCGCAAGGCGGTCAGCTATATGCGGAGCCTCGGGGTCGCCGACCGGTTCATGCTGGCCCCGGAGCTCGAGTTCTTCATCTTCGACGACGTCCGGTACGCCCAGAACCAGCACGAGGCCTTCTACCACGTCGATTCCGTCGAGGGGGCCTGGAACCGCGGCCGGGCCGAGCAGCCCAACCTGGGATACAAGCCGGTCTCCGGGCTCGGCTATTTCCCCTGCCCGCCCACCGACAGCCTGGTCAACCTGCGGACCGAGATGTCCCAGCGCCTGGCCGAATGCGGGATCAAGACCGCGGCCCATTTCCACGAGGTGGCCACGGGCGGCCAGTGCGAGATCGACCTCGATTCGCAGGACCTCGTCGAGAGCGCCGACCAGGTCATGATGGCCCGCTACATCATCCGCAACGTGGCCCGCAACAGCGGCAAGACGGCCACGTTCATGCCGAAGCCCCTCTACGGGGACAACGGATCGGGCATGCACACGCACCTGACGCTCTGGAAGAATGACGAGCCCCTCCTCGCCGGCACCGGCTACGGCACGCTGAGCGACCTGGGGCTCTACGCCATCGGCGGCCTGCTCAAGCATGCCCCGGCGCTCTGCGCCTTCGCCAATCCGACGACGAACAGCTACAAGCGCCTGATCGAGGGCTTCGAGGCGCCGACCAAGCTCTCGTACAGCCGGCGGAATCGAGCCGCGATCGTCCGCATCCCGGTCAGCGGGGCCAGCCCGCGGAGCCGCCGGATCGAATACCGCTGCCCGGACAGCGCGGCGAACCCCTACCTGCTGTTCTCGGCCATGCTCATGGCCGTGGTCGACGGCATCCAGAATAAGATCCGCCCCGGCGATCCCCTGGATAAGGACATCTACGACCTGAAGCCCGAGGAACTGGCGAGGGTGCCGACGACGCCCCGGACTCTCACCGCCTCGCTGGAAGCCCTCCGCGCCGACCACGACTTCCTGCTCCGCGGCGACGTCTTCACGCCGGACATCATCGATACCTGGATCTGGTACAAGATCTCCAACGAGATCGAGGCCCTACGCGTGCGTCCCCACCCGTACGAATTCGCCCTCTATTACGACATCTGA
- a CDS encoding transglutaminase domain-containing protein — protein MLAPLFVSLSLLATVDGAEARPWWGPDVAASLARCPERRADWERMLADVPPERRPGAAYLMRDLPLSDLKELPAAELSRNLDLAYRARDSVAWGGRIPEEIFLDAVLPFASVTERRQPIRAEWLAEYLPAVKACRSPGEAAQVLNRRLFGDTKVRYNTRRIRPDQSSRESIAQGMATCTGLSIMLVEACRAVGVPARLAGIASWPGRGGNHTWVEVWDGGWHFVGAAEPDDKGLDHAWFADEAGGAIRDKPQNAIFAVTYRRTGDYFPMAWEPAARVNAENVTERYRRPAAIASPKPAGKASVAIDVVKGGHRVAAEVEMIDEQTARSVCTGTSLGAEVDINRRLSAEVPTGRDVVITARHGGLGTFAIATVGEDQVLALHLDREPTPPSREKLAGLLSDRFGTDGARREHAERLLTMIPFHDSQRAAAWDAYRSSPIHAELKREFEARRVTTPHRTSPYLWRHVGRKPDKGWALVIAMHGGGGAPKEVNDSQWKGMFERYYKEHPEAGGYVYLALRAPNDEWNGFYDDLIVPIVERLILQFVLFGEVDPDRVSILGASHGGYGAFVIGPKAPDRFSAIHASASAPTDGETMGENLRDTRFTFMVGSKDTAHGRADRCQAFARQREIWKEKWGGYEGGFEWKPDVGHSVPDRDKVAELLRAPARDAWPDRVVWVQSDDVIKRFYWLDSPEPADGTRIEAVVKHNAIEITSSRATPLFVWLDAPLVDLNKAVSVRLNGVAPRVLSPSPELETFCRGIEQRGDPHLAAPVRIEIKP, from the coding sequence ATGCTCGCGCCCTTGTTCGTCTCGCTGTCCCTCCTCGCGACCGTCGACGGCGCGGAGGCCCGGCCGTGGTGGGGCCCCGACGTGGCCGCGTCCCTGGCCCGCTGCCCGGAACGCAGGGCCGACTGGGAGCGCATGCTCGCGGACGTCCCGCCCGAGAGGCGTCCCGGGGCGGCGTACCTGATGCGGGACCTGCCGCTGAGCGACCTGAAGGAGTTGCCTGCGGCCGAGCTCTCGCGAAATCTGGATCTGGCGTACCGGGCCAGGGACTCGGTCGCCTGGGGCGGCCGGATACCCGAGGAGATCTTCCTGGACGCCGTGCTCCCATTCGCCAGCGTCACCGAGAGGCGCCAGCCCATTCGCGCCGAGTGGCTGGCAGAGTACCTGCCGGCCGTGAAGGCCTGCAGGAGCCCCGGGGAGGCCGCTCAGGTCCTCAACCGTCGACTCTTCGGCGACACGAAGGTCCGCTATAACACCCGCCGGATCCGCCCCGACCAGAGCTCGCGGGAGTCCATTGCCCAGGGGATGGCCACCTGCACGGGGCTCTCGATCATGCTCGTCGAGGCCTGCAGGGCCGTCGGCGTCCCGGCCAGGCTCGCGGGGATCGCCTCGTGGCCGGGCCGAGGAGGCAACCATACCTGGGTCGAGGTCTGGGACGGCGGCTGGCACTTCGTCGGCGCCGCGGAGCCCGATGACAAGGGGCTCGATCATGCCTGGTTCGCCGACGAGGCCGGCGGTGCGATCCGGGACAAGCCGCAGAACGCCATCTTCGCCGTGACCTATCGACGCACCGGCGATTACTTCCCGATGGCCTGGGAGCCGGCGGCCAGGGTCAACGCGGAGAACGTGACCGAGCGCTATCGACGGCCCGCGGCCATCGCGTCTCCGAAGCCCGCCGGCAAGGCGTCGGTGGCGATCGACGTCGTGAAGGGCGGCCATCGCGTGGCCGCCGAGGTCGAGATGATCGACGAGCAGACGGCGCGAAGCGTCTGCACGGGGACGAGCCTGGGGGCCGAGGTCGACATCAACCGCCGGCTCTCCGCCGAGGTCCCCACCGGGAGGGACGTGGTGATCACGGCCAGGCACGGCGGCCTCGGCACGTTCGCGATCGCGACCGTCGGGGAGGATCAGGTCCTTGCGCTACACCTGGATCGGGAGCCGACTCCCCCTTCGCGGGAGAAACTGGCCGGGCTGCTCTCGGATCGCTTCGGCACGGACGGCGCCCGCCGCGAGCATGCGGAGAGGCTGCTAACCATGATCCCGTTCCACGACTCGCAGCGAGCGGCCGCGTGGGACGCCTACCGCTCCTCGCCGATCCATGCCGAGCTGAAGCGGGAATTCGAGGCCCGCAGGGTGACCACGCCCCATCGCACGAGCCCCTATCTGTGGCGACACGTCGGCCGGAAGCCGGATAAGGGCTGGGCGCTCGTGATCGCGATGCACGGCGGCGGCGGGGCACCCAAGGAGGTGAACGACAGCCAGTGGAAGGGGATGTTCGAGCGCTATTACAAGGAGCATCCCGAGGCCGGCGGCTACGTGTACCTGGCCCTGCGAGCCCCCAATGACGAATGGAACGGCTTCTATGACGACCTGATCGTGCCGATCGTCGAGCGACTGATCCTCCAGTTCGTCCTCTTCGGCGAGGTGGACCCCGATCGAGTCTCGATCCTCGGCGCCTCTCACGGCGGCTACGGGGCATTCGTCATCGGCCCCAAGGCCCCGGACCGATTCTCGGCCATCCACGCCTCGGCCTCCGCGCCGACCGATGGCGAGACGATGGGCGAGAACCTGAGGGACACCCGCTTCACGTTCATGGTCGGCTCCAAGGACACGGCCCATGGCCGGGCGGACCGGTGCCAGGCGTTCGCGAGGCAGCGCGAAATCTGGAAGGAGAAGTGGGGCGGCTACGAGGGCGGCTTCGAATGGAAGCCGGACGTCGGCCATTCGGTGCCGGACCGCGACAAGGTCGCTGAGCTGCTCCGGGCCCCGGCTCGCGATGCATGGCCCGATCGGGTCGTCTGGGTGCAGTCGGACGATGTCATCAAGCGATTCTACTGGTTGGACTCGCCGGAGCCGGCGGATGGGACGAGGATCGAGGCCGTGGTGAAGCACAACGCGATCGAGATCACCTCGTCGCGTGCCACGCCGCTGTTCGTCTGGCTCGATGCGCCGCTCGTGGACCTGAACAAGGCGGTGAGCGTGCGGCTCAACGGCGTGGCACCTCGCGTCCTCTCGCCGTCGCCCGAGCTCGAGACGTTCTGCCGGGGGATCGAGCAGCGCGGCGACCCGCATCTCGCCGCACCCGTTCGCATCGAGATCAAGCCCTGA
- a CDS encoding TolC family protein, with product MRSARMGRLAGMVGTWLLLSGFYDAQRIALAQSQAPVGRQSGGELLEFPSFGPVPGSDDTRMGGNPGAFDGGFSSPDIGIIGGTRRVGRVPHTRRPARVAAAPSLARPSALQLPSPLPNFGISPIAPEQTEAELTSMVDDEGPPDGLTLDAAIERMMAANLDIIALRHEIPQADADILTAGLRTNPLIYFDTQFLPYTPFSPSRPGGPTQYDINITYPVDVTHKRQARIRVARTAKSVLEAQFQDVIRRQINSLCKAFIELQAARINSMAAETAVREQQKVLDQARRRAAGGGKEAVQESLDRLAVTLDKARDSLIEARDALNDAQEALAVLIGAPPEETETIMPRGSLRDKGPTAPALEELTRLALSHRPDLVAARRGIGRAQAEVALQKANRLDDVFLFYDPFTYQDLSSQKLKSATSWVVAVTVPLPIYNRNQGNIARAHCNLSQTQVELASLERRVASEVRLAEREYRSSRDLLVRTEKTTLANQHKLTVRNAKAFAEGKLNEDDYLSHLEDETEAIRGFREALIRHRRSMVDLNSAVGLRILP from the coding sequence ATGAGGTCAGCCAGGATGGGTCGCCTCGCGGGGATGGTGGGGACCTGGCTCCTCCTGTCCGGCTTCTACGACGCTCAACGCATCGCGTTGGCCCAGTCGCAGGCGCCGGTGGGGAGGCAATCGGGCGGTGAGCTGCTGGAGTTCCCGAGCTTCGGCCCCGTCCCCGGGTCGGACGACACCCGAATGGGCGGCAATCCCGGGGCCTTCGACGGCGGATTCAGCTCCCCGGATATCGGGATCATCGGAGGGACCCGCCGAGTCGGCCGGGTCCCGCACACGAGGAGGCCCGCCCGCGTGGCGGCGGCCCCGTCGCTTGCGAGGCCGTCCGCCTTGCAGCTCCCCTCCCCACTCCCCAATTTCGGGATATCGCCGATCGCCCCCGAGCAGACGGAGGCCGAGCTCACGTCCATGGTGGACGACGAAGGACCGCCCGACGGCCTCACCCTGGACGCCGCGATCGAGCGGATGATGGCGGCGAACCTCGACATCATCGCCCTCAGGCACGAGATCCCCCAGGCGGACGCCGACATCCTGACCGCCGGCCTCCGCACCAACCCGCTCATCTACTTCGACACCCAGTTCCTGCCGTATACCCCGTTCTCGCCCTCGCGGCCGGGCGGCCCCACGCAATACGACATCAACATCACGTATCCGGTGGACGTGACCCACAAGCGGCAAGCCCGGATCCGGGTCGCGAGGACGGCGAAGTCGGTGCTCGAGGCCCAGTTCCAGGACGTGATCCGACGCCAGATCAACAGCCTCTGCAAGGCGTTCATCGAGCTCCAGGCGGCCCGTATCAACTCCATGGCGGCCGAGACGGCCGTGCGCGAGCAGCAGAAGGTACTGGACCAGGCCCGCCGTCGCGCGGCCGGGGGCGGCAAGGAGGCCGTGCAGGAGTCGCTAGACCGGCTGGCCGTCACGCTGGACAAGGCTCGCGACAGCCTGATCGAAGCCCGCGACGCGCTCAACGACGCGCAGGAGGCGCTCGCCGTCCTGATCGGCGCGCCGCCCGAGGAAACCGAGACGATCATGCCCCGAGGCTCGCTCCGGGACAAAGGGCCGACGGCGCCGGCGCTCGAGGAATTGACCCGCCTGGCGCTCTCCCATCGCCCCGACCTCGTGGCCGCGAGGCGTGGGATCGGCCGCGCCCAGGCGGAGGTGGCGCTCCAGAAGGCGAACCGGCTCGACGACGTCTTCCTCTTCTACGACCCGTTCACCTATCAGGACCTCAGCTCCCAGAAGCTGAAGAGCGCCACGTCCTGGGTGGTCGCCGTCACGGTCCCGCTGCCGATCTACAACCGGAACCAGGGCAACATCGCCCGCGCCCATTGCAACCTGAGCCAGACGCAGGTCGAGCTGGCCTCGCTGGAGCGACGAGTGGCCTCCGAGGTCCGCCTCGCGGAGCGCGAATACCGCAGCTCCCGCGACCTGTTGGTGCGGACCGAGAAGACGACGCTGGCCAACCAGCACAAGCTGACGGTCCGCAACGCGAAGGCCTTCGCGGAGGGGAAGCTGAACGAGGACGATTATCTCTCGCACCTGGAGGACGAGACCGAGGCCATCCGCGGCTTCCGGGAGGCCCTGATCCGCCATCGCCGCAGCATGGTGGACCTCAACTCGGCCGTGGGCCTGCGGATCTTGCCATGA
- a CDS encoding TIGR03067 domain-containing protein, translating to MRTTITSITIILGLTSPAVLGGEAIRGDLAQLQGRWSATTGAKKQVQVVMTIQGRDVSVAIKTPTGTDIQVTGELKLDESTSPRSLDWTKFTGPDEQPLPEVAAVYKVEGDTFTVCNGGFLGKRPREFKPGDGVFADVVVFRRLPSDKAAATPAPGENSSIATR from the coding sequence ATGAGAACCACGATCACGTCGATCACGATCATCCTCGGCCTGACCTCGCCGGCCGTCTTGGGGGGCGAGGCGATTCGCGGCGACCTCGCCCAGCTCCAGGGCCGCTGGTCCGCCACGACCGGGGCCAAGAAGCAAGTCCAGGTCGTGATGACGATCCAGGGCCGGGATGTTTCCGTGGCGATCAAGACACCGACGGGGACGGACATCCAGGTGACCGGTGAGCTGAAGCTGGATGAGTCCACCTCGCCGAGGAGCCTGGACTGGACCAAATTCACCGGCCCCGACGAGCAGCCTCTGCCGGAGGTCGCAGCCGTCTACAAGGTTGAGGGCGATACCTTCACCGTGTGCAACGGGGGATTCCTGGGCAAGCGTCCGCGCGAATTCAAGCCGGGTGACGGCGTCTTCGCCGACGTCGTGGTCTTCCGCCGCCTCCCGAGCGACAAGGCCGCCGCGACGCCGGCCCCGGGCGAGAATTCCTCGATCGCCACGCGTTGA
- a CDS encoding sulfatase-like hydrolase/transferase, which produces MACAFAAGTGSSRGADAPPNIVLIVADDLGWADVGFNGRAEWATPSLDRLASRGMVLKRCYASAPVCGPSRACLLTGKYSIHNGVIRNDQDLPGQEVTIAEALKHRGYRSLLAGKWQQGRARPGREEPLHPLDQGFDEFFGYTNSYEAMEKFPTKLWEGRERVEVSGYVDDLITDRVIRFLDQSGPGPFFLDVSYLAPHFTVAAPEDEVARHVGKLPETDRAHPLNATYAAMVTRLDRNVGRLLDALERRGLASNTLVVVVSDNGATFEFAAQGTSVALDSNRPFRGQKRTLWEGGIRIPAVVSWPGRIAEGKQSDEVVNLIDLMPTLLAAAGVSADPSWHVDGVNVLPSWLGIGHVPARTLFWEWRQENADQVAAMRGDFKLLIQRGGKPELYNVAADPAERQDVAAIHPQVAKDLRRDLERWLASEDARGKE; this is translated from the coding sequence ATGGCTTGCGCGTTTGCCGCGGGCACGGGCTCGTCGAGGGGGGCGGACGCCCCGCCGAACATCGTGCTCATCGTCGCCGACGACCTCGGCTGGGCCGACGTCGGCTTCAACGGTCGCGCGGAGTGGGCCACGCCGAGCCTTGATCGCCTCGCGAGCCGGGGCATGGTTTTGAAGCGCTGCTATGCCTCGGCCCCGGTCTGCGGGCCGAGCCGGGCCTGCCTCCTGACCGGGAAGTATTCCATCCACAACGGGGTGATCCGGAACGACCAGGATCTCCCCGGGCAGGAGGTGACGATCGCCGAGGCCCTGAAGCACCGGGGTTACCGCAGCCTGCTGGCCGGCAAATGGCAGCAAGGCAGGGCCCGCCCGGGTCGCGAGGAGCCGTTGCATCCGCTCGACCAGGGATTCGACGAATTCTTCGGCTATACGAATTCGTACGAGGCCATGGAGAAATTCCCGACCAAGCTCTGGGAAGGCCGAGAGCGTGTCGAGGTCTCCGGTTACGTCGACGACCTGATTACCGACCGTGTCATCCGTTTCCTGGATCAGTCCGGGCCGGGCCCATTCTTCCTCGACGTCTCGTACCTCGCGCCCCACTTCACCGTGGCCGCCCCGGAGGACGAGGTGGCCCGCCACGTCGGCAAGCTGCCCGAGACCGACCGCGCCCATCCGCTGAATGCCACGTACGCGGCCATGGTCACGCGCCTGGACCGGAACGTCGGCAGGCTGCTCGATGCCCTGGAGCGTCGCGGGCTGGCCTCGAACACGCTCGTCGTCGTCGTGAGCGACAACGGGGCGACATTCGAGTTCGCGGCCCAGGGGACCAGCGTCGCACTGGACAGCAACCGGCCCTTCCGCGGCCAGAAAAGGACGCTCTGGGAGGGCGGGATTCGCATCCCGGCCGTCGTGAGCTGGCCCGGCCGGATCGCCGAGGGGAAGCAATCGGACGAGGTCGTCAATCTGATCGACCTCATGCCGACGCTCCTGGCCGCGGCGGGCGTCTCCGCCGACCCGTCCTGGCACGTGGACGGCGTGAACGTCCTTCCATCGTGGCTCGGGATCGGCCACGTGCCCGCCCGGACGCTCTTCTGGGAGTGGCGCCAGGAGAACGCGGACCAGGTTGCGGCGATGCGGGGCGATTTCAAGCTGCTGATCCAGCGCGGTGGCAAGCCCGAGTTGTACAACGTCGCCGCGGATCCGGCCGAGAGGCAGGACGTGGCGGCCATCCACCCGCAGGTCGCCAAGGACCTGCGACGCGATCTCGAACGCTGGCTCGCCTCCGAGGATGCTCGGGGCAAGGAGTGA
- a CDS encoding MFS transporter: protein MAIGCGLSVANLYYSQPLLADMARAMRVGDREMGVVSMLGQAGYALGLLLFVPVGDLTEKRSFIVGMLGAVAVACLAVTASPSYAWLAASSFILGAATIVPQLIVPFAATIAAPGERGKVVGTVMSGLLVGILSARTASGLIGHSLGWRATYGIAAVLMVGLMIAIRFTLPRSVPDHAGMSYPLLLHSMLGLIRDEPILRHSAVFGAMMFAAFSVFWTTLAFHLSRPPFEYSSDIVGLFGAIGVGGAAAAPWIGAFADRRSARWTIGLGMILTLMAFVIFGVAGRTIVGMIVGVILLDIGVQCSHVSNQTRIFALRPEARSRVNTVYMVAFFCGGSLGSLLGAQAWSLWGWPGVSACGIAFVLVALGAFWLTGRDGRRPPTEQRTT, encoded by the coding sequence ATGGCGATCGGCTGCGGCCTGTCCGTGGCCAACCTTTACTACAGCCAGCCGCTCCTGGCGGACATGGCGCGTGCCATGAGGGTGGGCGATCGGGAAATGGGGGTGGTCTCGATGCTGGGGCAGGCCGGGTATGCGCTCGGCCTGCTGCTTTTCGTGCCGGTGGGCGACCTCACGGAGAAGCGGAGCTTCATCGTCGGCATGCTCGGGGCGGTGGCCGTCGCCTGCCTGGCGGTGACCGCCTCGCCCTCGTACGCGTGGCTGGCGGCCTCGAGCTTCATCCTCGGCGCGGCGACGATCGTACCGCAGCTCATCGTGCCCTTCGCCGCGACGATCGCCGCGCCCGGCGAGCGCGGGAAGGTGGTGGGGACGGTGATGAGCGGCCTCCTGGTCGGCATCCTGTCGGCGAGGACGGCGAGCGGGCTGATCGGGCATTCGCTGGGCTGGCGGGCGACGTACGGGATCGCCGCCGTTCTCATGGTGGGCCTGATGATCGCAATCCGCTTTACCCTTCCCCGGTCGGTCCCCGACCACGCGGGGATGTCCTATCCGCTGCTCCTGCATTCGATGTTGGGCCTGATCCGGGACGAGCCGATCTTGCGGCATTCCGCCGTCTTCGGAGCGATGATGTTCGCGGCGTTCAGCGTCTTCTGGACGACGTTGGCGTTCCACCTCTCGCGGCCGCCCTTCGAGTACTCCAGCGACATCGTCGGGCTCTTCGGGGCGATCGGCGTGGGAGGTGCGGCCGCCGCCCCGTGGATCGGAGCGTTCGCGGATCGCCGGAGCGCCCGATGGACGATCGGCCTGGGCATGATCCTCACCCTGATGGCGTTCGTCATCTTCGGAGTCGCCGGCCGGACGATCGTCGGCATGATCGTCGGGGTCATCCTCCTGGACATCGGCGTGCAGTGCAGTCACGTATCGAACCAGACTCGCATCTTCGCGCTGCGTCCCGAGGCGAGGAGCCGCGTCAACACGGTCTACATGGTGGCCTTCTTCTGCGGCGGCTCGCTCGGCTCGCTCCTGGGGGCGCAGGCGTGGTCGCTCTGGGGTTGGCCGGGCGTCTCTGCCTGCGGGATCGCTTTCGTCCTGGTCGCCCTCGGGGCGTTCTGGCTCACCGGCCGCGACGGCCGCCGACCCCCGACCGAGCAAAGGACCACGTGA